tatacaatcataatttttagccttttaaaatacatatcaaTTACAGATACTCTCGTCTTCACTGTTAACAATTCGGTTAATATAGTCAGACTTTTTCTAGCAATACTCTGTAATATATGCATACCATTTTGCAAATGAAtatctaaattttataaacaaagctaaaattcaaaatatttaattgtgtaTAGGCAAACTAAGGTATCTCAGCCAATGAGAGAGGCCCTGCTGTTGCATTTGGTTCTATtaggaattaaaaacttacatggatatagaaaatggcataaaagaaaaacattatatgGAAGCTACAGTAGGCAAAATATCTTGTGACTCTGTCATTGACAGAGGGGGCACTAGTGAgctgtaataatttagtttgacttagtAGTTTGCCCACCGGTCATTTTTGTTAGTCTTTAGTAGCTGCATTAGTATAcattgatatttgtttgattagATGATAAAGGTCTTCATTTGTAACAAGTTATACATTTCATTTGTCTTATAAAATGACACAATTATGCTacttgaatataatataatttaaacattttatgcaataaaatatagagTCAAGCTAGACTTCTTACACTCTAACTATCTCTATACACTATTTAGGATAGGTAAAGTAAGAGAAAGAATTTCACCAttgatcaatttttttaatttataaaattgaacctGGACTTCTGAGAGCCCGAGAGACTGccatatttttctctttatcCTGAGTTTTGGGCTTATGGAGGTTGTAATTCGAGACCGGATGATATCTcttgcttatagaggtttcttgTTTatctgttaataatattattttgatgcAAATGCGCTgtgctaattaaaattaatgatttctGTACCCTGTTTGCACTATATCTGCATGTTGCTGTTCttcatttttcaatgttttcgttttatgttgttaaaattcttgcctttaataaataaaattgaagccTAAAGCACTTTTATTCATTGTTTCAGGTACTTGTCTCTCTTGTGAGGCTATGACAGGagaataactaaaattaaaaaaataccaagggctttattgaagtaaaaaaCACTAATTGCTTAAGTCTCCAAAATGCAGACTATCAAATGTGTAGTAGTTGGTGATGGGGCTGTTGGTAAAACATGTCTTCTGATCAGTTACACAACCAACAAGTTTCCATCGGAATATGTGCCAACAGTCTTTGATAATTATGCCGTAACTGTTATGATTGGTGGAGAACCATACACTTTGGGACTCTTTGATACTGCAGGTAAAGCACATctcgtttttatatttaaaaatttaactaataattatttaatgtttgtcTATAGTTTTACGTTtagaatgttataaaatgttgtgttatttaatgtagtaaatattttataggtcAGGAAGATTATGATAGACTACGACCCTTGAGTTATCCTCAAACAGATGTTTTCCTTGTGTGCTTCAGTGTAGTGAGCCCAAGCTCCTTTGAAAATGTCAAGGAAAAGGTAATGTTGAATTTACTttgaataaatactttataatttacatttaattttttggtactcttaaaaactactttattaaaaaatgttttagtgGGTGCCAGAAATAACTCATCATCAGCAAAAGACACCATTCTTACTGGTTGGGACGCAGATAGATTTACGTGATGATCCAGCGACTATGGAGAAGCTTGCTAAGATAAAACAGAAGCCAGTGTCCCTTGAACAAGGAGAGAAACTTGCTAAGGAACTTAAAGCTGTAAAATATGTGGAATGTTCAGCTCTGACTCAGgtttgtatttgaaatactatttaatctatatatataaaagaaagtcgtgttagttacactatttataactcaaggacggctaaatcgatttgactgaaaattggtgggcaggtagcttagaaccaggaaacggacatatgataattttttaccccattttctattttttattccgcgcggacggagtcgcgggtaaaagctagtaggctataaaataatgttgtttttttaagttctttAGTGATTATCAATCAAGTCcttatatttaaacttgtgatttttatcttgtgcccaactattttatgatttcattaaaaaaagtaagaaaaaacttatagAAACGAAATATAAACATGAGAAGTAGGAACTTatcttaactttttattttaaatcttctgagtttgtattttaatgccattttatttgtcatagtaatatttataataatagtgaaTAATGTGTCTGTGTTCACTTTTCTAAAGAACACTACAGTATTTTGTAGGGGCACTTACTTGATTATGGGTTCATCTTGCTGGATATTGATGACTTTATGTGttgttaatttttgattttcagAAAGgattgaaaaatgtatttgacgAAGCTATTCTTGCTGCCCTGGAGCCTCCGGAACCACCAAAGAAAAAGGGATGCAGGATTCTGTAATTTGTGtggtaaaataacatatacatGTTAAAACCTTCAAagctatcaaatatttataagctaTCACTGTAATATTcagcatattttttataatctaataacaattattaaatattatgccatatctaaaaatattgaatattacagCTGCAATTTAACTGCTCatacaataacattataaaattgtatttgacCTTATATATTATGAGCAAGtttgcattaaataaatatgaaaaatctgTGCCAGGAATCCATCGGCAAAGCCCGCAGGCCAATAGTGTGAGtgctttaaatttttgttatagaCAATGACAGTACCATAACTAATGTAGAGTAGAACAGGAAGGTagtgcagtactgctattgttttAACACATATGGCTACTGTATTGACAGTAAGTATGTGATTAAACAATAAGCGTACTGCATCGTTCAGTCCTTGTGTGAAAATGGCATTAGTCATGACcaataaaatgttcaattaaCTGTAGATGCTtgaaacagtgaaataatgCACAATTTTGCTAAGCACATTGACGAAgcttaaaatgttacaatgaGTATTGAGATGAATGTATATAATTCATCATACAATAAGAAAATTGTGGCCGGTGTTTAGTTACTGGCTAAATCCtgtttcttattaatttcGGACATAAGTTTCCTGGTCGGAACTATAGCTGTAGCTAttcttttaattgtattaaatatatattattaatattaaattttacttgggtattttttatatggatTCAATAAAGCATttcaatatttgatatttaagaATACAAAGCAATGTCTAGGGAACAATAGTGGTAttcaatgttacatttttatatgtacacaAAGATCAATTTCCtcaaattgtaaacattttttagaaatatactATGATAGTAACAATCTTGGAAATGTTAGAAGAAGAGCTGATCTcagtaaatgttaaaaatga
This DNA window, taken from Papilio machaon chromosome Z, ilPapMach1.1, whole genome shotgun sequence, encodes the following:
- the LOC106717056 gene encoding cdc42 homolog encodes the protein MQTIKCVVVGDGAVGKTCLLISYTTNKFPSEYVPTVFDNYAVTVMIGGEPYTLGLFDTAGQEDYDRLRPLSYPQTDVFLVCFSVVSPSSFENVKEKWVPEITHHQQKTPFLLVGTQIDLRDDPATMEKLAKIKQKPVSLEQGEKLAKELKAVKYVECSALTQKGLKNVFDEAILAALEPPEPPKKKGCRIL